The window ATCACCAACCACTACTGAAGCGTTGCTGAAGTATATCTTACTGCCATCCTGTATGGCAGGAATGCCAATAAGACTGATTATACTCATTGCACAATCAGCTGCAAAAAGTTTTAATTTCAGACTTAATCCAGCAATAACTGAAAGCGGCATCGGAACCATAGTTATAAGAAAAAGAATTGGGAAAAGTAACTGTTTACCAATATTTTTACCAAAAAAGAAAAATACGATACCAAGCAGAACCAGTATCAGAGAAATGCCTGAGGTAAAGTGCACTCGCAAAAAAACACTTCCAATCTGAACACATATGCCAGTAATAAATAGTATAATACCCCATTTGGAGGAACTGTACGTCGATTCACAAATGCGTCTTCTTTCCTTCCAAATTAAGTATCCTGCAACAAATGGAATAAGATACCCATGTGAATAATACGAACTACCATTTTTCCACCTATCTTCCATCCAGATAAATGTATTGTAATAGATCAATATAATTAAGAGAGCGATCATGACAGTTTTAAGATACGAAAAGAACCCTAACTTCATAATTGTTCCGCCTTCCTGGTAATCCTTTGCTTGAAGATATATAGAAGAATCATACCGTTCAAAGATAGAGCTGGAAACTAAAAGCTTACTTAGTTACTAACGAAACTTTCCTAACTGAAATATCAAAAATAAGGGAAGAACTAACAAAAGTAATTATATCAATAAGAAAAGGAATTTCTTTTATAAGAATGGAAAATCACAAATATGAAGGTGGAATTCATTAAGTGGAATGTAGGAACAATTATCGCCGTTGCGGAATTTTTTACAGCAATTGTTAAACTCATTGGTTTATATAACCTATAATTACTTCTCCTTTTCTAATCAAATCATCAAAAAATATTTTTCTCTTCCAAAACACTGGTAGTAATATGATAAAAAACCCCA is drawn from Candidatus Scalindua sp. and contains these coding sequences:
- a CDS encoding exosortase/archaeosortase family protein, whose translation is MKLGFFSYLKTVMIALLIILIYYNTFIWMEDRWKNGSSYYSHGYLIPFVAGYLIWKERRRICESTYSSSKWGIILFITGICVQIGSVFLRVHFTSGISLILVLLGIVFFFFGKNIGKQLLFPILFLITMVPMPLSVIAGLSLKLKLFAADCAMSIISLIGIPAIQDGSKIYFSNASVVVGDVCSGLKSLIALIAFGALFAYISPMSNYMKPILFIASIPAAMIANIIRIVIVCLVAKNWGTEIASGLVHDLTGILIFIIAFILLFCLSIGLRKLDRLFLSNKNRINAE